A window of Citrus sinensis cultivar Valencia sweet orange chromosome 7, DVS_A1.0, whole genome shotgun sequence contains these coding sequences:
- the LOC102629788 gene encoding uncharacterized protein LOC102629788 isoform X1, with protein sequence MASLTPGVLLKLLQSMNSNVKVRGEYRSVLLQVISIVPALSGSELWPNQGFFIKVSDSSHSTYVSLSTEDNELILNNKLQLGQFFYVDRVEAGTPVPILAGVRPVPGRHPFVGNPKDLMQILEPSESPMSADHEGVNGSKLKELSEAKEESPRKQKIIIKEEKSVVSSRYMQGVLTGNSKINGMDSNNNVRINTDNENGGAGKKLGSLKGKQQELKGQLALQARPVTPSRSRPDAASLKPEVVVSDTKETMVYSKNVASKRISSKQENMNLNCLSSSRDKSNSSGVTSWSSLPANLMKQGKGMLRRGNLASLVAAEAQKEASSAATLVHSLSMFADLCSSASPENPHLYLTKFFTLQQLIDQPNATTPLKDKSFQSLIQHSAQETDTFSKKTGLIHGKSIMKSTKSSVELSGSEKLEWAKGDGGKEIKELRDILLNETRSWFLKFLEAALDTGFRVGNQEKKGKYTAGRLLEADNQIALALSQLKHANGWLDKLRSNLSSDNNGIVETIDRLKQKVYACLLLHVDSAASALENRSDRV encoded by the exons ATGGCATCTCTTACACCAGGAGTGCTTCTAAAGCTACTTCAGAGTATGAACTCTAATGTAAAAGTTCGCGGCGAATATAGATCAGTTCTGCTGCAAGTTATCAGCATTGTACCTGCCTTATCAGGATCAGAACTGTGGCCTAACCAAGGCTTCTTTATAAAAGTATCAGACTCCTCACATTCCACATATGTTTCTTTATCAACGGAAGACAATGAACTGATACTGAACAACAAGTTGCAACTTGGGCAGTTCTTTTATGTAGATAGAGTTGAAGCTGGAACACCGGTTCCTATTCTAGCTGGTGTCAGGCCTGTTCCAGGACGCCACCCTTTTGTTGGGAATCCGAAGGACTTGATGCAGATTTTAGAGCCATCAGAGAGTCCAATGTCAGCTGATCATGAAGGAGTTAATGGCTCAAAATTGAAGGAGTTGTCAGAAGCCAAAGAGGAGAGTCCAAGAAAGCAGAAAATTATCATCAAAGAAGAGAAATCAGTTGTTTCATCTAGGTATATGCAGGGTGTTTTGACAGGAAATTCCAAGATAAATGGTATGgattcaaataataatgtgAGAATTAATACTGACAATGAAAATGGTGGAGCTGGTAAGAAACTTGGTTCACTGAAAGGAAAGCAGCAAGAGCTTAAAGGTCAG CTAGCATTACAGGCTCGTCCAGTGACTCCTTCGCGTAGCCGGCCTGATGCAGCTTCATTAAAGCCAGAGGTGGTTGTATCTGATACCAAGGAGACTATGGTTTACTCCAAGAACGTAGCTTCAAAACGCATTTCAAGCAAGCAAGAAAATATGAACTTGAATTGTTTGTCAAGTAGCAGAGATAAAAGCAATTCATCTGGGGTAACATCATGGTCCTCTTTGCCTGCCAATCTTATGAAGCAAGGAAAG GGAATGCTCAGAAGGGGAAATTTAGCTTCTTTGGTTGCTGCAGAAGCTCAAAAGGAGGCATCTTCAGCTGCAACTCTAGTTCATTCTCTCAG TATGTTTGCTGATCTGTGCTCCTCTGCCTCACCAGAGAACCCTCACCTCTATCTCACCAAGTTTTTCACACTTCAACAGCTTATTGACCAACCAAATGCTACAACCCCATTAAAGGATAAATCATTTCAGTCATTGATACAGCATTCAGCTCAAGAGACAGACACGTTTAGCAAAAAGACAGGTCTAATTCATGGTAAGAGCATTATGAAATCTACAAAGTCTTCTGTAGAGTTAAGTGGTTCTGAGAAACTTGAATGGGCTAAAGGAGATGGTggaaaggaaataaaagaacTGAGAGATATCCTCTTAAATGAAACAAGAAGTTGGTTTTTGAAATTCTTGGAGGCAGCATTGGATACCGGTTTTCGTGTGGGAAACCAGGAGAAGAAAGGAAAGTACACTGCAGGCCGACTACTGGAGGCAGATAATCAAATTGCCCTTGCATTATCACAACTGAAGCATGCTAATGGATGGTTGGATAAACTCAGAAGCAACTTGAGCTCAGACAATAATGGGATAGTGGAGACCATTGATAGATTGAAGCAAAAGGTTTATGCTTGTTTGCTTCTTCATGTGGACTCAGCTGCCTCAGCTCTAGAGAACCGATCTGATCGTGTATGA
- the LOC102629788 gene encoding uncharacterized protein LOC102629788 isoform X2: MASLTPGVLLKLLQSMNSNVKVRGEYRSVLLQVISIVPALSGSELWPNQGFFIKVSDSSHSTYVSLSTEDNELILNNKLQLGQFFYVDRVEAGTPVPILAGVRPVPGRHPFVGNPKDLMQILEPSESPMSADHEGVNGSKLKELSEAKEESPRKQKIIIKEEKSVVSSRYMQGVLTGNSKINGMDSNNNVRINTDNENGGAGKKLGSLKGKQQELKGQARPVTPSRSRPDAASLKPEVVVSDTKETMVYSKNVASKRISSKQENMNLNCLSSSRDKSNSSGVTSWSSLPANLMKQGKGMLRRGNLASLVAAEAQKEASSAATLVHSLSMFADLCSSASPENPHLYLTKFFTLQQLIDQPNATTPLKDKSFQSLIQHSAQETDTFSKKTGLIHGKSIMKSTKSSVELSGSEKLEWAKGDGGKEIKELRDILLNETRSWFLKFLEAALDTGFRVGNQEKKGKYTAGRLLEADNQIALALSQLKHANGWLDKLRSNLSSDNNGIVETIDRLKQKVYACLLLHVDSAASALENRSDRV; the protein is encoded by the exons ATGGCATCTCTTACACCAGGAGTGCTTCTAAAGCTACTTCAGAGTATGAACTCTAATGTAAAAGTTCGCGGCGAATATAGATCAGTTCTGCTGCAAGTTATCAGCATTGTACCTGCCTTATCAGGATCAGAACTGTGGCCTAACCAAGGCTTCTTTATAAAAGTATCAGACTCCTCACATTCCACATATGTTTCTTTATCAACGGAAGACAATGAACTGATACTGAACAACAAGTTGCAACTTGGGCAGTTCTTTTATGTAGATAGAGTTGAAGCTGGAACACCGGTTCCTATTCTAGCTGGTGTCAGGCCTGTTCCAGGACGCCACCCTTTTGTTGGGAATCCGAAGGACTTGATGCAGATTTTAGAGCCATCAGAGAGTCCAATGTCAGCTGATCATGAAGGAGTTAATGGCTCAAAATTGAAGGAGTTGTCAGAAGCCAAAGAGGAGAGTCCAAGAAAGCAGAAAATTATCATCAAAGAAGAGAAATCAGTTGTTTCATCTAGGTATATGCAGGGTGTTTTGACAGGAAATTCCAAGATAAATGGTATGgattcaaataataatgtgAGAATTAATACTGACAATGAAAATGGTGGAGCTGGTAAGAAACTTGGTTCACTGAAAGGAAAGCAGCAAGAGCTTAAAGGTCAG GCTCGTCCAGTGACTCCTTCGCGTAGCCGGCCTGATGCAGCTTCATTAAAGCCAGAGGTGGTTGTATCTGATACCAAGGAGACTATGGTTTACTCCAAGAACGTAGCTTCAAAACGCATTTCAAGCAAGCAAGAAAATATGAACTTGAATTGTTTGTCAAGTAGCAGAGATAAAAGCAATTCATCTGGGGTAACATCATGGTCCTCTTTGCCTGCCAATCTTATGAAGCAAGGAAAG GGAATGCTCAGAAGGGGAAATTTAGCTTCTTTGGTTGCTGCAGAAGCTCAAAAGGAGGCATCTTCAGCTGCAACTCTAGTTCATTCTCTCAG TATGTTTGCTGATCTGTGCTCCTCTGCCTCACCAGAGAACCCTCACCTCTATCTCACCAAGTTTTTCACACTTCAACAGCTTATTGACCAACCAAATGCTACAACCCCATTAAAGGATAAATCATTTCAGTCATTGATACAGCATTCAGCTCAAGAGACAGACACGTTTAGCAAAAAGACAGGTCTAATTCATGGTAAGAGCATTATGAAATCTACAAAGTCTTCTGTAGAGTTAAGTGGTTCTGAGAAACTTGAATGGGCTAAAGGAGATGGTggaaaggaaataaaagaacTGAGAGATATCCTCTTAAATGAAACAAGAAGTTGGTTTTTGAAATTCTTGGAGGCAGCATTGGATACCGGTTTTCGTGTGGGAAACCAGGAGAAGAAAGGAAAGTACACTGCAGGCCGACTACTGGAGGCAGATAATCAAATTGCCCTTGCATTATCACAACTGAAGCATGCTAATGGATGGTTGGATAAACTCAGAAGCAACTTGAGCTCAGACAATAATGGGATAGTGGAGACCATTGATAGATTGAAGCAAAAGGTTTATGCTTGTTTGCTTCTTCATGTGGACTCAGCTGCCTCAGCTCTAGAGAACCGATCTGATCGTGTATGA
- the LOC102611413 gene encoding ABC transporter B family member 19-like yields MESSFEIDHSSFHTYHPQHHTTPIRSHYGSSSPSPFNSRYLSSRNPTPHRVRRRAPATPFAADDDISWQGEVSWQVEPSGWRDSRNLGAALSPWALSTPSNINAFRRSAKDFYLSRTSGGLRSFANPYYDYPSHSGVPSGRLELHSYVARDNNSFLRSKKNKLGDHRKSHQGIPRLGKIEGTSRPVSPLATEDELSMIDYDTLDHVERQVHLSGTNHNPHKHDDPRWFSVSRAYMDDDDVFSHFHNHHGSSDGKHNNNVHELSQNGHDHGGHHRMSYKMDNLDDEFLHGHRGHDAWLSTSHHYGGGDGRNNDPELVSPYNEDDAEVAKPVGLFSLFKYSTKLDMILVLLGCIGALINGGALPWYSYFFGNFVNKIANESSDSDKTQMMKDAEKICLLMTVLAAIVMMGAYLEITCWRLVGERSAQRIRTKYLRAVLRQDIAFFDTEVSTSDIMHGISSDIAQIQEVMGEKVAHFAHNIFTFICGYTVGFLRSWKVSLVVLSVTPLMMFCGMAYKAVYVGLTSKEEASYRRAGSVAEQAISSIRTVFSFVAEDHFAVRYAGLLADSIPFGAKLGFAKGAGMGVIYLVTYATWALAFWYGSILVARKELSGGAAIACFFGVNVGGRGLALSLSYFAQFAQGTVAATRVFEIIDRVPEIDPYNSEGRKLSSVSGKIEFKGVTFAYPSRPETVILRSLNLVIPSSKTLALVGTSGGGKSTVFALIERFYDPTKGLITLDGHDLKSLQVKWLRTQIGMVGQEPILFATSILENVLMGKENATMKEAVAACKAASAHSFISELPLGYDTQVGDRGTQLSGGQKQRIALARAMIKDPRILLLDEPTSALDSESESIVQQAIDKISVGRTTIVIAHRLATVKNANTIVVLDQGSVVEIGNHRQLLERGGAYHDLVKLASEAVSQPQSKQKDAKRGIEFSIYEKSVIEVSRSRYANEVSKSKYFKSMQAEIQTVEEEQQKPRPRKFQLSEIWKLQRPEFAMIIFGFILGMHAGAILSIFPLILGQALQVYFDDTASTLRRDVRYLSLALVGLGFGCIIFMTGQQGFCGWAGTKLTMRVRELLFRSILKQEPGWFDFEENSTGVLVSRLSIDSISFRSVLGDRFSVLLMGLSSAAVGLGVSLVLNWRLTLVAAALTPFTLGASYLSLIINVGPKIDNSSYAKASSIASGAVSNIRTVTTFSAQEQIINSFDKALSKPKKKSVKRSQILGLTLGFSQGAMYVAYTFTLWFGAYLVKEGHASFGVVYKIFLILVLSSFSVGQLAGLAPDTSMAATAIPAVLQITKRKPLIDNVKGRKLERSKPLGIELKMVTFTYPSRPEVTVLKDFCLKVKGGSMVALVGGSGSGKSTVIWLIQRFYDPNQGKVMIEGVDLREINVKWLRKQTALVGQEPALFAGTIRDNIALGNPKASWAEIEEAAEEAYIHKFISSLPQGYETQVGESGVQLSGGQKQRIAIARAILKGSRVLLLDEASSALDLESEKHVQDALRKVSKRATTIVVAHRLSTIREANMIAVVRDGAVVEYGSHETLLASHLNGVYASLVRAETEANAFS; encoded by the exons ATGGAGTCTTCCTTTGAAATTGATCACTCTTCCTTTCATACCTATCACCCCCAACACCACACGACACCCATTCGTTCACATTATGGGTCAAGTTCCCCCTCACCATTCAACTCTCGCTACTTGTCGTCTCGCAATCCCACTCCACATAGAGTTCGCCGCCGTGCTCCAGCCACCCCGTTTGCCGCGGACGATGACATTTCATGGCAAGGTGAGGTTTCATGGCAAGTTGAGCCCTCGGGTTGGCGTGATAGCCGAAACTTGGGTGCAGCCTTAAGCCCTTGGGCTCTGTCTACCCCGTCAAATATTAACGCATTTAGGAGATCCGCTaaggatttttatctttctcgCACCTCTGGTGGATTAAGAAGCTTTGCTAATCCATATTATGACTATCCGAGTCATAGTGGAGTGCCTTCTGGAAGGCTTGAGCTTCACAGCTATGTTGCTAGGGATAATAACAGTTTCTTGCGTAGCAAGAAAAACAAGTTGGGTGATCATAGGAAGTCCCATCAAGGGATACCTCGCTTGGGAAAAATTGAGGGAACTAGTAGACCAGTTAGTCCATTGGCTACAGAAGATGAACTTAGTATGATTGATTATGACACACTTGATCATGTTGAAAGGCAGGTACACTTGTCAGGGACTAATCATAATCCCCATAAACATGATGATCCACGATGGTTTTCTGTATCTCGTGCTTACATGGACGATGATGATGTTTTTAGCCATTTTCATAATCATCATGGTAGCTCAGATGGAAAACATAACAATAATGTTCATGAACTATCACAAAATGGACATGACCATGGTGGGCATCATCGAATGAGTTACAAAATGGACAATCTTGATGATGAGTTCCTACATGGGCATCGTGGTCATGATGCTTGGCTATCAACTAGTCATCACTATGGTGGAGGTGATGGTCGTAACAATGACCCTGAGCTGGTTTCACCTTACAATGAAGATGATGCCGAGGTTGCAAAACCAGTTGGTTTGTTTAGTTTGTTCAAGTATTCAACAAAATTGGATATGATTCTTGTCCTATTGGGTTGCATAGGGGCTCTGATAAATGGAGGAGCTCTGCCTTGgtactcttatttttttggaaattttgtgAATAAGATTGCTAATGAATCATCGGACTCTGACAAAACCCAAATGATGAAGGATGCAGAAAAG ATATGTCTACTTATGACTGTGTTGGCTGCAATAGTGATGATGGGAGCATACCTGG AGATCACCTGCTGGAGGTTGGTAGGTGAACGATCAGCTCAGAGAATAAGAACCAAGTATCTTAGAGCAGTTCTGCGGCAGGATATTGCCTTTTTCGACACTGAAGTCAGCACTAGCGATATCATGCATGGAATTTCAAGTGATATTGCACAAATCCAAGAAGTTATGGGGGAGAAG GTTGCTCATTTTGCGCACAATATATTTACGTTCATCTGCGGTTATACAGTTGGTTTCCTACGGTCATGGAAAGTATCACTGGTAGTTCTCTCAGTCACTCCACTAATGATGTTCTGTGGCATGGCTTACAAGGCTGTTTATGTTGGTCTAACTTCAAAGGAAGAG GCTTCTTATCGAAGAGCTGGAAGCGTGGCAGAGCAAGCAATTAGTTCAATCAGAAcagtattttcttttgtcgCAGAGGACCATTTCGCTGTGAGATACGCTGGTTTATTGGCAGATTCGATACCTTTTGGTGCAAAGCTTGGGTTTGCTAAAGGTGCGGGAATGGGAGTTATTTATTTGGTTACGTATGCAACATGGGCATTGGCTTTTTGGTATGGGTCTATTTTAGTTGCTCGGAAAGAATTATCTGGAGGTGCAGCCATTGCTTGCTTCTTTGGTGTCAATGTGGGGGGAAG GGGCTTGGCGCTGTCACTGTCGTATTTTGCTCAATTTGCACAGGGCACAGTAGCAGCAACTAGAGTGTTTGAAATCATAGACAGAGTTCCAGAGATAGATCCCTACAACTCTGAAGGGAGAAAACTGTCAAGTGTTAGTGGAAAGATTGAGTTCAAAGGGGTTACTTTTGCATATCCATCTCGTCCGGAAACTGTAATTCTCCGGTCTCTCAATTTAGTTATACCTTCTTCAAAGACTCTTGCACTGGTTGGTACTAGTGGCGGAGGAAAATCCACCGTTTTTGCTCTAATAGAAAGGTTTTATGATCCTACTAAAG GACTGATTACTTTGGATGGCCATGATTTGAAGTCGCTTCAAGTGAAATGGCTAAGAACGCAAATCGGTATGGTTGGCCAGGAACCAATTCTCTTTGCCACCAGCATACTAGAAAATGTGCTGATGGGTAAGGAGAATGCCACCATGAAAGAAGCGGTTGCTGCTTGTAAAGCTGCCAGTGCCCATAGCTTCATCTCTGAACTCCCACTGGGCTATGATACTCAG GTGGGGGATAGAGGAACTCAACTGTCAGGGGGCCAAAAACAACGGATTGCACTAGCTCGAGCCATGATCAAAGATCCTAGAATCCTTCTCTTAGATGAGCCAACCAGTGCTCTAGACTCTGAGTCTGAGTCCATTGTCCAACAAGCCATTGACAAAATTTCCGTTGGCAGAACAACCATTGTTATCGCTCATAGGTTAGCAACAGTTAAGAATGCCAACACCATTGTTGTTCTTGATCAGGGCTCCGTTGTTGAGATTGGTAATCATCGTCAACTACTGGAGAGAGGCGGAGCCTATCATGATCTTGTTAAGCTTGCTTCTGAAGCAGTGTCACAACCtcaatcaaaacaaaaggATGCAAAAAGAGGCATCGAGTTTTCCATTTATGAGAAATCAGTTATTGAGGTATCAAGATCACGGTATGCAAATGAAGTTTCAAAATCAAAGTACTTCAAGTCCATGCAGGCAGAGATCCAAACGGTAGAGGAAGAGCAACAAAAGCCGAGGCCTAGAAAGTTTCAGCTTTCAGAGATATGGAAACTACAGAGACCTGAGTTTGCCATGATTATATTTGGGTTCATCTTAGGTATGCATGCGGGTGCCATTCTCTCAATATTTCCTTTGATTTTAGGCCAAGCTCTCCAAGTTTACTTTGATGATACCGCATCAACTTTGAGAAGAGACGTTCGCTACCTCTCTTTAGCACTGGTCGGCCTTGGTTTTGGGTGTATAATCTTCATGACTGGCCAGCAAGGTTTTTGTGGCTGGGCTGGAACAAAGCTCACTATGAGAGTTAGAGAACTCTTGTTTCGATCAATACTAAAGCAAGAACCTGGTTGGTTTGATTTTGAAGAGAATTCCACAGGAGTGCTTGTTTCAAGACTATCAATTGATAGTATCAGTTTCAGATCAGTCCTTGGTGATCGATTCTCAGTCTTGTTAATGGGTTTAAGCTCAGCCGCTGTTGGTCTTGGAGTATCACTTGTTCTTAATTGGAGACTAACACTTGTGGCTGCTGCTCTCACACCTTTCACTCTTGGAGCCAGCTACCTGAGTTTGATCATAAATGTTGGAccaaaaattgataatagtTCCTACGCCAAAGCTAGCAGCATTGCTTCTGGTGCAGTTTCCAATATAAGAACAGTAACAACATTTTCTGCTCAAGAACAGATAATTAACTCCTTCGATAAAGCTTTATCAAAGCCTAAGAAAAAATCAGTCAAAAGGTCACAAATACTAGGCCTAACACTTGGTTTCTCTCAAGGAGCTATGTATGTTGCATATACATTTACTCTTTGGTTTGGTGCCTACCTTGTGAAAGAAGGTCATGCAAGCTTTGGCGTGGTATATAAAATCTTTCTCATTCTTGTGCTAAGTTCGTTTTCTGTTGGGCAACTAGCTGGTCTAGCACCAGATACTTCCATGGCAGCAACGGCAATTCCTGCTGTTCTTCAAATCACTAAACGCAAACCATTGATTGATAATGTGAAAGGTAGGAAACTCGAACGATCCAAACCATTGGGAATTGAGCTCAAAATGGTAACATTTACATACCCGTCCAGGCCTGAGGTGACAGTGCTCAAAGATTTCTGTTTGAAGGTTAAAGGTGGTAGCATGGTGGCATTAGTAGGAGGAAGTGGTTCAGGAAAATCAACTGTAATATGGCTAATACAAAGGTTTTATGATCCAAATCAAGGGAAAGTAATGATAGAAGGAGTGGATTTGAGGGAGATTAATGTCAAGTGGCTGAGGAAGCAAACAGCTTTGGTTGGCCAAGAGCCTGCACTTTTTGCTGGGACTATAAGAGACAATATTGCGCTTGGTAACCCAAAAGCTTCATGGGCTGAGATAGAAGAGGCTGCAGAAGAAGCTTATATACACAAGTTCATTAGTAGCCTTCCTCAAGGCTATGAAACTCAG GTTGGTGAGAGTGGAGTCCAATTATCTGGTGGCCAGAAACAAAGGATTGCGATAGCAAGGGCTATTCTAAAGGGATCAAGAGTGTTGCTACTTGATGAAGCAAGCAGCGCACTGGACTTGGAATCAGAGAAGCATGTTCAAGATGCACTAAGGAAGGTCTCAAAGAGGGCCACCACCATTGTGGTTGCTCACCGTCTTTCTACGATCAGAGAAGCCAATATGATTGCTGTGGTAAGAGACGGTGCAGTGGTGGAGTATGGTAGCCATGAGACGCTCTTAGCTTCCCATCTTAATGGTGTTTATGCTAGCTTGGTCAGAGCTGAAACTGAAGCCAATGCATTTTCATGA